In the genome of Bradyrhizobium arachidis, one region contains:
- a CDS encoding M14 family metallopeptidase, whose product MPDKSAKGIDRRDLMMASVATVGAAAAIVVNAGAANAQGAATPPANPASRTVYTGDVIEGKKVVSALDVNDLEPGKKHLLYFQGVEMPTGQHWYVSVTVAKGAKPGKRGVLTSGVHGDEMSSVHTVQTVMSQLDPAQMSGTVMAVTDVSRPALESMQRRWPNQGRGVDLIDMNREWPGNENGATAPSRHAGLLFNRLLRPNADFAIDFHTGTTGFEVTAFNIGGMDVPEVKAMVELYPVSQIFDNHVYPGVLHNAFMDVGIPSFTPEIGAARVLDPEMISLFVEGTMNVLKHHGIVAGPMGRTGKNVTVFVGDSAYPILATAGGLVEHLVKLNDKVKAGQKVAIQRNSFGEVVAEYISAVAGEITGQRSDAMSEPGNPLVFILFNKPGPKDVQVYPE is encoded by the coding sequence ATGCCGGACAAGTCTGCAAAAGGCATTGATCGCCGCGATCTCATGATGGCATCCGTTGCCACGGTCGGCGCCGCGGCCGCCATCGTCGTCAACGCTGGTGCCGCGAATGCCCAGGGCGCGGCGACACCCCCTGCAAATCCGGCATCAAGAACGGTCTATACCGGCGATGTTATCGAAGGCAAAAAGGTCGTCAGCGCGCTCGACGTCAACGACCTGGAGCCCGGCAAGAAACACCTTCTGTATTTTCAGGGCGTTGAGATGCCAACCGGACAGCACTGGTATGTGTCTGTGACGGTCGCCAAGGGAGCAAAGCCAGGCAAACGCGGCGTCCTGACCAGTGGCGTGCATGGCGACGAGATGAGTTCTGTGCATACGGTCCAGACCGTGATGAGCCAACTCGACCCGGCGCAGATGTCGGGCACGGTCATGGCGGTCACGGACGTGTCCCGCCCGGCCCTGGAAAGCATGCAGCGCAGATGGCCCAATCAGGGCCGAGGCGTCGATCTGATCGATATGAACCGGGAGTGGCCAGGGAACGAGAACGGCGCCACCGCACCCAGCCGACACGCCGGCCTTCTGTTCAACCGGCTGCTGCGGCCGAACGCCGACTTCGCGATCGACTTCCACACAGGGACAACCGGATTCGAAGTCACCGCATTCAATATTGGCGGGATGGATGTGCCCGAGGTCAAGGCGATGGTGGAACTCTATCCCGTCAGCCAGATTTTCGACAATCATGTCTATCCCGGCGTCCTGCACAACGCGTTTATGGACGTGGGCATCCCGTCCTTCACGCCGGAAATCGGCGCTGCGCGCGTCCTGGATCCCGAGATGATCTCGCTCTTCGTCGAAGGCACGATGAACGTCCTCAAGCATCACGGCATCGTTGCCGGGCCAATGGGACGTACAGGAAAGAACGTGACCGTCTTTGTCGGAGACAGCGCATACCCGATCCTGGCCACCGCGGGCGGTCTCGTTGAGCATCTGGTCAAACTCAACGACAAGGTCAAAGCCGGACAGAAGGTTGCCATCCAGCGCAATAGCTTCGGCGAGGTGGTTGCGGAGTACATAAGTGCCGTAGCCGGAGAGATAACGGGCCAGCGCAGCGACGCAATGTCCGAGCCGGGCAACCCCTTGGTATTCATCCTTTTCAACAAGCCGGGGCCGAAGGACGTTCAGGTCTATCCCGAGTAG
- a CDS encoding transglycosylase SLT domain-containing protein, with protein MAARLATLKIWQAGCIAGALTATSLAAIGQLAVPRPSAATPNARVADAFSGIPPNVTTVLTNAGAAFPAPAIETKFDTGLSANAIVAAGFSAAARDSVPPSDVTTSQEPMLQVASLEAAPPENSAKLQQDGPPVASPNPAEGKPSYLKYYVYSEIPPPEKPAKIALSALSGVPLGTPVQEIERAAEAFDVDVNFMKAVAKIESDFNPKQRTGSYIGLFQLSKYEFNKYGSGDILNPRDNAMGAAYKFLTEAALFEIMTHKKPTFSDLYLIHQQGWEGAAQHISSPQRIAWKSMCATREGSAKGERWCKRAIWGNTLPAVKREWKSVDSLTSGAFVAMWRDRVDTLYARYPVLTAAAERAR; from the coding sequence GTGGCCGCGCGGCTCGCGACACTGAAGATTTGGCAAGCAGGCTGTATCGCTGGTGCGTTGACAGCGACTTCGCTTGCCGCGATTGGTCAACTCGCGGTACCGCGCCCAAGCGCCGCAACGCCGAATGCAAGAGTGGCTGATGCATTCAGCGGCATCCCGCCGAATGTGACGACGGTCCTGACAAATGCCGGCGCCGCGTTTCCGGCCCCGGCCATCGAAACGAAATTCGATACAGGATTATCGGCTAATGCGATCGTTGCGGCGGGATTCAGCGCCGCGGCCCGGGACTCGGTGCCGCCATCCGATGTAACCACTTCTCAAGAGCCAATGTTGCAGGTCGCCAGCCTTGAGGCAGCGCCGCCCGAGAACTCGGCAAAGCTACAGCAGGACGGGCCGCCCGTTGCTTCGCCCAATCCGGCCGAAGGCAAACCGTCGTATCTCAAATACTACGTCTACTCGGAAATTCCGCCGCCGGAGAAACCCGCGAAGATCGCCTTGTCGGCGTTGAGCGGCGTTCCGCTCGGAACGCCCGTCCAGGAGATCGAACGTGCAGCCGAAGCGTTCGATGTCGATGTCAATTTCATGAAGGCGGTCGCCAAAATCGAATCCGATTTCAATCCCAAGCAACGCACCGGCTCCTATATCGGCCTGTTCCAGCTGAGCAAGTATGAGTTCAACAAATACGGATCGGGCGACATTCTCAATCCTCGCGACAACGCTATGGGTGCGGCCTACAAGTTTCTCACCGAGGCTGCGCTATTCGAAATAATGACGCACAAGAAGCCGACCTTTTCCGACCTTTACCTGATCCACCAGCAGGGCTGGGAAGGAGCCGCCCAACACATCAGCAGTCCGCAGCGGATTGCCTGGAAGTCGATGTGCGCAACCCGGGAGGGCTCCGCGAAGGGCGAGCGATGGTGCAAGCGCGCTATCTGGGGGAACACGCTGCCTGCGGTCAAACGCGAATGGAAGTCGGTCGATAGTCTCACCTCGGGTGCGTTCGTGGCAATGTGGCGGGACCGCGTCGACACGCTCTATGCCCGCTATCCTGTGCTAACTGCGGCGGCCGAACGCGCGAGATAG
- a CDS encoding IS110 family transposase yields MSQKLNAAIAVIGIDIGKNSFHIVGQDHRGAIVLRQKWSRGQVETRLANLPPCLIGMEACVGAHHLSRKLQVLGHDARLMPAKYVRPYSKGQKNDFRDAEAIAEAVQRPTMKFVATKTADQLDLQALHRVRDRLVGQRTGAINQIRAFLLERGIAVRQGPHSLRFELPGILATRTDVLSPRMLPIIEGLAEDWRRLDERIEGLSGEIETLARQDRACQRLMTVPGIGPIISSAMVAAIGTGDVFSKGRDFGAWLGLVPKQISTGDRTILGSISRRGNRYLRALFVQAAWVVLVKVKCWERYGLNSWIEAAKKRLHHNVLAIALANKLARIAWAVLNKGRAFACVKMEETVSRPA; encoded by the coding sequence ATGTCTCAGAAACTCAACGCGGCGATCGCCGTGATCGGCATCGACATCGGCAAAAACTCGTTCCACATCGTGGGTCAGGATCACCGCGGTGCCATCGTGCTGCGGCAGAAGTGGTCGCGCGGCCAGGTGGAAACGCGGCTCGCCAACCTGCCGCCGTGCTTGATCGGTATGGAGGCCTGCGTAGGCGCCCATCATCTCAGCCGCAAACTCCAAGTACTTGGCCACGACGCCCGCCTGATGCCAGCGAAATACGTGCGCCCGTATTCGAAGGGACAGAAGAATGACTTCCGAGATGCGGAAGCCATCGCCGAGGCTGTCCAACGCCCGACCATGAAGTTCGTCGCGACCAAGACCGCCGATCAGCTCGACCTTCAGGCACTGCACCGCGTCCGCGATCGATTGGTCGGTCAGCGTACCGGCGCGATCAATCAGATCCGTGCGTTCCTGCTGGAACGGGGCATCGCCGTGCGGCAAGGCCCGCATTCCCTGCGGTTCGAGTTGCCAGGTATCTTGGCAACACGCACTGATGTGCTCTCGCCTCGCATGTTGCCCATCATCGAGGGTCTGGCGGAAGACTGGCGCCGGCTGGATGAGCGTATCGAGGGTCTATCTGGCGAGATCGAAACACTAGCCCGTCAAGATAGGGCCTGCCAGCGACTGATGACGGTGCCTGGCATTGGCCCAATCATCTCGAGCGCAATGGTGGCTGCGATCGGCACCGGAGACGTGTTCTCGAAAGGCCGCGACTTCGGCGCCTGGCTTGGACTTGTTCCGAAGCAGATATCGACCGGCGACCGCACGATCCTCGGCAGTATATCAAGGCGCGGTAATCGCTACCTGCGCGCGCTGTTCGTGCAAGCCGCGTGGGTTGTTCTGGTAAAGGTCAAGTGCTGGGAGCGCTATGGCCTCAACTCTTGGATCGAAGCCGCCAAGAAGCGATTGCACCACAACGTGCTGGCGATTGCGCTCGCCAACAAGCTCGCCCGGATCGCCTGGGCGGTCCTCAACAAGGGACGCGCCTTCGCGTGCGTCAAGATGGAGGAGACGGTGTCCCGACCTGCTTGA
- a CDS encoding SulP family inorganic anion transporter: MKHWLPGLETLRRYEAAWLPHDVFAGLVLATMLVPVGIAYAAASGLPGIYGLYATIVPLLAYALFGPSRILVLGPDSALAAILLGVIAPLAQGDPMRAVTLAGMMAIVSGTVCILAGIARLGFVTELLSKPIRYGYMNGIALTVLISQLPKLFGFSIDSEGPLRSLWAIASAILAGEINWVAFAIGLATLVVILLLKNSKLPGILIAVVGATIIVGALDLGTQHGVKVLGPLPQGLPAFVIPWITTGDIVSVLLGGCAVAMVSFADTSVLSRAFAARLGDRVDSNQEMVGLGAANLAAGFFQGFPISSSSSRTPVAEAAGARTQLTSVVGALAIALLLLVAPNLLQHLPTAALAAVVIAAALGLFEIADLKRIYRIQRWEFWLAIVCFVGVAVLGVIQGIGLAIVLAIIEFLWDGWRPHSAILGRAYGVKGYHDITRYPDARLIPGLVLFRWDAPLFFANAEFFRERILHAVATSPTPVRWLVVAAEPVTSVDVTACDVVAELDQTLHADGIELCFAELKDPVKDKLKRFGLFAQLGEHYFFPTIGVAVSRYLEINNVEWEDWEDQAVQASEPVASRNAKSGP, from the coding sequence ATGAAGCACTGGCTGCCCGGACTCGAGACACTTCGCCGGTATGAGGCAGCCTGGCTTCCGCACGACGTCTTTGCAGGTCTCGTCCTCGCGACAATGCTGGTCCCGGTCGGCATTGCCTATGCAGCCGCATCGGGCCTGCCCGGCATCTATGGCCTTTACGCAACCATCGTGCCGCTGCTGGCCTACGCGTTGTTCGGCCCAAGCCGCATTCTCGTCCTCGGACCAGACTCGGCACTGGCAGCAATCCTCCTGGGCGTCATTGCTCCGCTCGCTCAGGGCGATCCCATGCGCGCCGTGACCCTCGCCGGCATGATGGCGATCGTCTCGGGGACGGTTTGCATCCTGGCAGGCATCGCGCGTCTCGGCTTCGTCACCGAGCTTCTCTCCAAGCCGATCCGCTACGGATATATGAACGGAATTGCGCTGACGGTCTTGATCAGCCAGTTGCCGAAGCTGTTCGGCTTTTCCATTGACAGCGAAGGACCGTTGCGGAGCCTTTGGGCGATCGCCAGCGCGATCCTTGCCGGAGAGATAAACTGGGTCGCGTTCGCGATCGGGCTCGCCACGTTGGTCGTGATCCTGCTTCTCAAGAACAGCAAGCTGCCGGGCATCCTGATTGCGGTCGTCGGGGCCACGATCATCGTTGGGGCGCTGGATCTTGGAACGCAGCATGGCGTCAAGGTGCTGGGTCCCCTTCCTCAGGGGCTGCCGGCTTTCGTCATCCCGTGGATCACCACAGGCGACATCGTTTCAGTGCTGCTCGGCGGCTGTGCAGTCGCGATGGTCTCGTTTGCCGATACCAGCGTACTTTCACGTGCCTTCGCCGCGCGATTGGGAGATCGGGTCGATTCCAACCAGGAAATGGTCGGGCTTGGGGCCGCCAATCTGGCGGCCGGATTTTTCCAGGGGTTTCCGATCAGCAGCAGCAGTTCGCGGACCCCTGTCGCCGAAGCCGCCGGCGCCCGCACGCAACTCACCAGCGTCGTCGGCGCACTTGCCATCGCCTTGCTGCTGCTTGTCGCGCCGAATCTGCTTCAGCATTTGCCGACCGCCGCATTGGCCGCGGTCGTCATTGCGGCGGCGCTCGGCCTTTTTGAGATTGCCGACCTCAAGCGGATCTATCGCATCCAGCGCTGGGAATTCTGGCTGGCGATCGTCTGCTTTGTCGGTGTCGCCGTGCTCGGAGTGATCCAGGGAATCGGTCTTGCGATCGTCCTCGCGATTATCGAATTCCTGTGGGATGGTTGGCGCCCTCATTCTGCGATATTGGGGCGTGCCTACGGCGTGAAGGGCTATCACGACATCACGCGATATCCGGATGCACGGCTGATCCCCGGGCTCGTGCTGTTTCGCTGGGATGCGCCGTTGTTTTTCGCCAACGCCGAGTTCTTCAGGGAACGCATCCTGCATGCAGTTGCGACCTCACCGACGCCGGTGCGCTGGCTGGTCGTCGCCGCAGAGCCGGTGACCAGCGTCGATGTAACCGCCTGCGACGTGGTGGCCGAACTGGACCAGACGTTACACGCGGATGGTATCGAGCTCTGCTTCGCCGAGTTGAAGGATCCCGTGAAGGACAAGCTGAAGAGATTTGGCTTGTTCGCGCAATTGGGAGAGCATTACTTCTTCCCGACCATCGGCGTCGCCGTCTCCCGTTATCTCGAGATCAACAACGTCGAGTGGGAGGACTGGGAAGACCAGGCTGTGCAGGCCTCGGAGCCAGTCGCGAGCCGAAATGCCAAATCCGGCCCTTAG
- a CDS encoding adenylate/guanylate cyclase domain-containing protein — MLPETRYARSGEVHIAYQVIGNGPFDLVWVPGFISHVDHVWDEPRWAGFMERLASFARLICFDKRGTGLSDRVTAIPTLEERMDDARVVMDAVGSKRAAFLGISEGGPMSLLFAATHPDRTLALMLYGSYGLFSTAVMSPDKLASFLEEVERSWGSGALVPGFAPSLAQDRAFRNWWARFERLGASPSDVKTLMRMNSEIDIRGVLPVIHVPTLIMHRTDDPRVNVEASRYLATHIAGARYVELSGSDHLFCAGDSQRILDEIEEFLTGSRSHSEMERCLATVLITDIVGSTERVCSLGDREWRHLLVRHDSSVRREIARFRGKEIRTTGDGFIATFDGPARAVRCAEAVRQTVRDLGLEVRAGLHTGEIEILPNDIGGIAVHVAARVAQLAAPGEILTSSVLRDLVAGSGLSFEDRGVHALKGLAEGVRIFAAR, encoded by the coding sequence ATGCTTCCCGAAACCCGATACGCCAGAAGCGGCGAGGTCCATATCGCGTATCAGGTCATTGGGAACGGTCCATTCGATCTTGTCTGGGTACCGGGATTTATCTCGCATGTCGATCATGTTTGGGATGAACCTCGCTGGGCCGGCTTCATGGAACGGCTCGCCTCCTTCGCTCGCTTGATCTGCTTTGATAAGCGCGGAACCGGGTTATCAGATCGGGTTACGGCAATTCCTACGCTTGAGGAGCGAATGGATGACGCGCGTGTGGTGATGGACGCGGTCGGTTCGAAACGCGCAGCATTCCTCGGCATTTCCGAGGGCGGTCCGATGTCACTGCTGTTCGCTGCCACACATCCTGACCGCACCCTTGCTCTGATGCTCTATGGCTCTTATGGGCTATTTTCGACGGCCGTGATGTCGCCGGATAAACTTGCCAGTTTCTTGGAAGAGGTTGAACGGTCATGGGGGAGCGGAGCGCTTGTTCCCGGGTTTGCACCGAGCCTTGCCCAAGACAGGGCGTTTCGCAACTGGTGGGCGCGGTTCGAGCGCCTCGGCGCAAGCCCGTCGGACGTGAAGACACTCATGCGGATGAACAGCGAAATTGATATCCGCGGCGTCTTACCCGTCATTCACGTACCCACGTTGATAATGCACAGAACAGATGACCCGCGGGTGAATGTCGAGGCGAGCCGTTATCTGGCCACACACATTGCCGGTGCGCGCTACGTCGAGTTGTCGGGAAGTGATCACCTGTTCTGCGCAGGAGACTCACAACGCATTCTCGACGAGATAGAAGAGTTCTTGACCGGGTCGCGCTCTCATTCCGAAATGGAACGTTGTTTAGCGACTGTATTGATCACCGATATTGTTGGTTCGACAGAGCGCGTGTGCTCCCTTGGCGACCGCGAATGGCGCCACCTTTTGGTCAGGCACGACTCGAGCGTGCGTCGCGAGATCGCTCGATTTCGTGGCAAGGAAATCAGGACGACCGGCGATGGATTTATTGCAACGTTCGACGGTCCCGCCCGTGCAGTACGTTGCGCCGAGGCTGTCCGTCAAACCGTGCGCGACCTGGGCCTGGAAGTCCGGGCCGGTCTGCACACCGGAGAGATAGAGATTTTACCGAATGATATTGGCGGGATTGCCGTACACGTCGCAGCTCGCGTTGCTCAACTGGCTGCCCCGGGGGAGATCCTAACGTCGAGTGTGCTCAGGGATCTGGTTGCGGGTTCTGGTCTCTCCTTCGAGGATCGTGGCGTTCATGCGCTCAAGGGACTGGCCGAAGGGGTGCGGATCTTCGCTGCGCGGTGA
- a CDS encoding adenylate/guanylate cyclase domain-containing protein encodes MSKERVERRLAAILAADIAGYSRLMGADEEGTLAQVKSIRTALVDPTIAAHRGNIVKTTGDGMLIEFASAVDAVRYAIEIQRSLAEQNAAEPQDQRIEFRIGIHVGDVIFDDDDIFGDGVNIAARLEGLAEPGGVCMSDDAYRQVRGKVEIACDDIGQQSLKNIAEPMQAWRVRLTDQDPSAASQPQVLPPSDRPSIAVLPFQNMSGDPEQEYFADGMAEDIITALSRFKAPFVIARNSSFTYKARAVDVKQVGRELGVRYVLEGSVRKAANRVRITGQLVDAATGAHIWADRFDGELGDIFDLQDQVTESVVGAIAPAVEKAEIERAKRKPTASLDAYSLYLRGLARLHQFGNRQANGEALRLFNSAIELDPEFATAYGRAASCYLTARINGWIPDTAKAIAEVKRLTQRAVELGKDDAIALSASGNALAFVVGDVGVGAGLVDRALALNSNLAEAWHFGGWVKIWLGEPEAAIERFARAIRLSPLDPWLMGMRAGTAYAHFFLDRYDEAASWAAMALQCSPDYRPGLRIAAASNAMAGRPEQANKAMARLRDLSPTLRLSNLKDVLGPYRRAEDVARYEEGLRQAGLPE; translated from the coding sequence TTGAGCAAAGAGCGCGTGGAGCGGCGACTGGCGGCTATTCTTGCGGCGGACATCGCGGGATATAGTCGGCTGATGGGTGCCGACGAAGAAGGTACCCTTGCCCAGGTCAAGTCGATTAGGACAGCGCTTGTCGATCCCACCATCGCGGCGCATCGCGGTAACATCGTCAAGACCACGGGCGACGGGATGCTGATCGAGTTTGCCAGTGCCGTCGATGCGGTGCGCTATGCTATTGAAATCCAGCGCAGCCTGGCCGAGCAAAACGCCGCCGAGCCGCAGGATCAAAGGATCGAATTCCGCATCGGCATTCACGTCGGTGACGTCATTTTTGACGACGATGATATTTTCGGCGACGGCGTCAATATTGCTGCCCGGCTTGAAGGCCTCGCGGAACCGGGCGGGGTCTGCATGTCCGATGATGCCTATCGGCAGGTTCGAGGCAAGGTCGAGATCGCCTGCGATGATATCGGACAGCAGTCCCTCAAGAATATCGCTGAGCCGATGCAAGCGTGGCGGGTCCGGTTGACTGATCAAGACCCTTCCGCGGCAAGCCAACCTCAGGTCCTGCCTCCCTCCGACAGGCCGTCCATCGCCGTGCTCCCGTTTCAGAACATGAGCGGCGACCCGGAACAGGAATACTTCGCCGATGGAATGGCCGAGGACATCATCACGGCGCTGTCCCGTTTCAAGGCGCCATTCGTCATCGCCCGAAACTCCAGCTTCACCTACAAGGCGCGGGCCGTCGACGTGAAGCAGGTCGGGCGCGAGCTTGGGGTGCGCTACGTCCTGGAAGGGAGCGTTCGCAAGGCGGCAAACCGAGTGCGCATTACGGGACAACTCGTCGATGCCGCTACCGGAGCACATATTTGGGCCGATCGGTTTGACGGTGAGCTCGGCGACATCTTCGATTTGCAGGACCAGGTGACTGAGAGCGTCGTCGGGGCGATCGCGCCTGCGGTGGAAAAAGCCGAGATCGAGCGCGCCAAGCGCAAGCCGACCGCCAGTCTCGACGCCTATTCCCTCTATTTGCGCGGTCTGGCCCGGCTTCATCAGTTTGGTAACCGGCAGGCAAACGGTGAGGCATTGCGCCTGTTCAACAGCGCGATCGAGCTCGACCCGGAATTTGCCACCGCCTACGGTCGTGCAGCCTCTTGCTACCTCACTGCCAGGATCAATGGCTGGATTCCGGACACGGCGAAAGCGATTGCCGAAGTGAAGAGACTGACCCAACGGGCAGTCGAGTTGGGCAAGGATGACGCGATCGCGCTCTCCGCTAGCGGGAATGCCTTAGCCTTCGTTGTCGGGGATGTCGGGGTCGGCGCAGGCCTGGTCGATCGCGCGCTTGCGCTCAATTCCAATCTGGCTGAGGCATGGCATTTCGGCGGCTGGGTCAAGATCTGGCTCGGCGAGCCGGAAGCGGCAATCGAACGCTTTGCACGTGCCATTCGCCTCAGCCCACTTGATCCGTGGCTGATGGGAATGCGGGCCGGAACCGCGTACGCACATTTCTTCTTGGACCGCTATGACGAAGCGGCATCATGGGCGGCAATGGCATTGCAGTGCAGTCCGGACTATCGACCTGGATTACGTATCGCTGCCGCAAGCAACGCAATGGCGGGTCGGCCGGAGCAAGCAAACAAGGCAATGGCCCGGCTGCGAGACCTGAGCCCCACGCTACGCCTGTCCAATCTCAAGGACGTGCTCGGCCCTTATCGACGTGCCGAGGACGTCGCGCGATATGAAGAAGGACTGCGGCAGGCTGGGCTGCCCGAATAA
- a CDS encoding PilZ domain-containing protein, with protein sequence MMIERRAMERIPINRAARLSFDGIRGTPPCVVRDISALGACISTPYYIFANEFVLSFEGHSGIFICRVVWRKATLCGVSFLLRRRSPKLANDSGEPANVVRLVRQIV encoded by the coding sequence ATGATGATCGAACGTCGAGCAATGGAGCGCATACCGATCAACCGGGCCGCGCGGCTGTCATTCGATGGAATTCGTGGGACGCCTCCATGCGTGGTGCGCGACATAAGCGCCCTGGGGGCCTGTATCTCCACGCCGTACTACATATTTGCGAATGAGTTTGTGCTGTCGTTCGAAGGCCATTCCGGAATTTTCATCTGCCGCGTCGTGTGGAGAAAGGCGACGCTTTGCGGCGTTTCCTTTCTCCTGCGTCGTCGCTCGCCGAAATTGGCGAACGATTCTGGCGAACCCGCAAACGTGGTGCGACTTGTTCGCCAGATCGTGTGA
- a CDS encoding adenylate/guanylate cyclase domain-containing protein → MTEQRVQRRLAAILAADVVGYSALMQRAEEATYAEFERLKREVIEPGLSRHDGRLIKTTGDGALAEFASPSAAVRCAVEIQERIASGRSSLKLRIGVNLGEVIVGADGDLFGDGINIAVRLEGGADPSGILISEKVYSEVEGKLDVGFEDRGEQPLKNIARPVRAFAIRAGAHSPLSDRLSAAPPLPDIPSIAVLPFENMSGDPEQEYFADGMVEDITTALSRFKWLFVIARNSSFTYRGKAVNVKQVGRELGVRYVLEGSVRKASGKVRIAGQLIDATTGAHIWADRFERDLTDVFALQDEVTVAVVSAIQPKIIQTEIALAARRRPENLTAYDYYLRALPQSYMATREGLAEAIRLAHRALELHPRFGGAATLAGLCYMRNVIIGYADDPQFDRREAVRLSRLALSFDDSDPDTLAAAAVISAFMVSDTESAPEMADRAVALNPNSFGAWSARGWVCRAAGLPQEAVQSFERAIRMNPIDPLLHPSFVGMGIALIELRRFDEAIVAGKKAQRQKSSFWPAYCCLASAFAHLGRETEAHEAVARLLEFDPAFTISAFIARGGQSNAKLMIEGLRKAGLPE, encoded by the coding sequence GTGACCGAGCAGCGGGTTCAAAGGCGACTAGCGGCGATTTTGGCTGCCGACGTGGTCGGTTACTCTGCGTTGATGCAACGCGCTGAGGAAGCCACCTACGCCGAGTTCGAGCGGCTGAAGCGCGAAGTAATCGAGCCTGGCCTCTCCCGCCACGACGGGCGACTGATCAAGACCACGGGCGACGGCGCCTTGGCCGAGTTCGCAAGTCCGTCGGCTGCGGTGCGATGTGCGGTGGAGATTCAGGAAAGGATCGCGTCGGGCCGAAGCTCCCTTAAGCTGCGCATTGGGGTCAATCTCGGGGAGGTTATCGTCGGGGCTGACGGCGACCTTTTTGGCGACGGGATCAACATCGCGGTCCGGCTGGAGGGGGGCGCCGATCCGAGCGGCATCCTGATCTCCGAAAAGGTGTATAGCGAAGTCGAAGGCAAGCTGGACGTTGGCTTCGAGGACCGGGGCGAACAGCCTCTCAAGAACATCGCCAGGCCGGTCCGCGCTTTTGCTATACGCGCGGGAGCGCATAGCCCGCTAAGCGATAGGCTGAGTGCTGCCCCACCACTTCCGGACATACCCTCCATCGCCGTGCTGCCGTTCGAGAACATGAGCGGCGACCCCGAGCAGGAGTATTTTGCGGACGGGATGGTTGAGGATATCACTACGGCGCTTTCGCGGTTCAAATGGCTGTTCGTGATCGCCCGCAATTCCAGCTTTACCTACAGGGGCAAGGCGGTGAACGTGAAGCAGGTGGGACGCGAGCTTGGCGTCCGCTATGTCCTTGAGGGGTCTGTGCGCAAGGCCTCAGGGAAAGTTCGCATTGCAGGGCAGTTGATCGACGCGACTACAGGGGCGCACATCTGGGCGGATCGGTTCGAGCGCGACCTGACAGACGTTTTCGCGCTTCAGGACGAAGTGACGGTCGCCGTCGTCTCGGCCATTCAGCCAAAGATTATTCAAACAGAAATCGCATTGGCGGCGCGGCGGCGGCCGGAGAATCTCACTGCGTATGATTATTATCTCCGCGCTCTGCCGCAGTCTTACATGGCGACCCGCGAAGGGTTGGCCGAGGCGATCAGGTTGGCTCACCGCGCCTTGGAACTGCACCCTCGGTTCGGCGGTGCCGCGACTCTGGCAGGTCTCTGTTACATGCGAAACGTCATTATCGGCTATGCTGACGATCCCCAATTCGACCGCAGGGAAGCCGTTCGGCTTTCTCGCTTGGCATTGAGCTTCGACGATAGTGATCCAGACACGTTAGCAGCGGCTGCTGTAATCTCGGCGTTCATGGTCAGCGATACTGAAAGTGCGCCCGAAATGGCAGACCGGGCGGTCGCGCTCAATCCCAATTCATTTGGCGCATGGTCGGCCAGAGGCTGGGTCTGTAGAGCTGCGGGACTACCGCAGGAAGCGGTCCAGAGCTTCGAACGTGCCATTCGCATGAACCCAATAGATCCGCTGCTACATCCGTCGTTTGTCGGGATGGGCATAGCCTTGATCGAGCTTCGTCGCTTTGACGAGGCCATCGTCGCAGGCAAGAAAGCCCAACGCCAGAAATCCTCCTTTTGGCCAGCTTACTGCTGTCTCGCGTCCGCTTTCGCCCATCTCGGGCGCGAGACAGAGGCCCATGAGGCGGTGGCGCGTCTGCTTGAGTTCGATCCCGCCTTTACAATATCAGCGTTCATCGCGCGGGGCGGGCAATCAAACGCGAAGCTGATGATTGAGGGGCTTCGGAAAGCGGGGTTGCCCGAGTAG